One genomic segment of Carassius carassius chromosome 21, fCarCar2.1, whole genome shotgun sequence includes these proteins:
- the LOC132097554 gene encoding leucine-rich repeat-containing protein 75B-like produces MGSRLSRQNSLDNENFSRRRRKHLDSTGESDRSGDFLFTSLMLRSDKLPGMLRRANHSPYVRRVAWIREIQKLLRERKREEATDVLKLLRKDMGLEGTSLNDILYKNASFLNLVDPISHELLLSLAKDMQCPKKDSDTLKSSDKICRQLIYHLTPHSKWLRKSMSRRKAQSCLKTTLQKKLCSDSVDLSGIPLSTRDIRHVAYYLQTSGGAVISVDLSFTELRDEGLRLLLPFLGALPKLTTLALNGNRLTLGILKDLTEALKDSKKFSCLAWVDLGNNVDIFTMPQPLLVALRRRCSLKGSLPTIYEYTEGQQYCYHMESSIEEPSHYEEEEDEDEQEDEDLEPWSIGEQKSSGSFTLHHCER; encoded by the exons ATGGGCTCCAGGCTCAGCCGCCAAAACAGTCTCGACAACGAGAATTTTTCAAGGAGGCGACGGAAACATCTCGACAGTACTGGAGAGAGCGATCGGAGCGGAGACTTCTTGTTTACATCCCTGATGCTCAGGTCGGATAAACTGCCGGGGATGCTGAGGAGAGCCAACCACAGCCCGTATGTCAGACGAGTCGCCTGGATCCGAGAGATTCAGAAGCTTCTTCgggagaggaagagagaagagGCGACGGACGTGCTCAAACTGTTGAGGAAG gacATGGGATTAGAGGGTACGTCACTCAATGATATCCTCTATAAGAACGCATCCTTTCTAAACCTGGTGGACCCCATATCTCATGAGCTCCTGCTGAGCCTGGCTAAAGACATGCAGTGCCCAAAGAAG GACTCAGACACGCTGAAGTCATCTGATAAAATCTGCAGACAGCTCATCTACCACCTGACCCCTCACTCCAAGTGGCTTAGAAAAAGTATGTCCCGGAGAAAGGCCCAGTCCTG TCTTAAAACAACACTTCAGAAGAAGCTCTGCAGTGACTCTGTGGACCTTTCTGGCATCCCTTTATCAACTCGCGACATACGGCATGTGGCGTATTACCTCCAGACCAGTGGGGGCGCTGTGATATCCGTAGACCTTAGTTTCACTGAGCTCCGGGATGAGGGCCTACGTCTACTTCTGCCCTTCCTGGGTGCATTGCCCAAACTCACAACACTGGCTCTCAATGGGAACCGTCTGACTCTTGGCATCCTTAAAGATCTGACTGAAGCCCTCAAAGATTCCAAGAAGTTCAGTTGTCTTGCCTGGGTTGACCTGGGCAACAACGTCGACATATTCACCATGCCACAG CCTCTTCTGGTGGCCCTACGTCGACGCTGTAGTCTAAAGGGCAGTCTGCCCACCATCTATGAGTACACAGAGGGTCAGCAGTATTGCTACCACATGGAGAGCTCAATTGAGGAACCCAGTCACTatgaagaagaggaggatgaagacGAGCAGGAGGACGAGGATCTAGAGCCATGGAGCATCGGGGAACAGAAAAGTTCAGGTAGTTTTACCCTGCACCATTGTGAGAGGTGA